CCTGAACACGGCTTAGTGTATCCGGCGCAATTCATCCCGCTCGCCGAAGACGCCGGCCTGATTGGGTCGATAGGACTATGGGTGCTGCAAACGGCATGCGCGCAACTTGCGGCCTGGCAACAGGATGAACTAACCCGCAATCTGGTTTTGGCCGTCAATGTCAGCCCCAGACAATTACATGAAACTGATTTTGTTGCACAAGTACAACGCGCACTAATAGAAACTGGCGCAACGCCTGCACAACTGAAACTGGAACTGACCGAAAGCGCCACACTGGAAAATATTGAAGATACCATTATCAAAATGCGGGAAATTGAAATGCTGGGTGTAAAATTTTCTATGGATGACTTCGGCACCGGTTATTCTTCTCTGCAATACCTGAAGCGACTGCCGTTGAGTCAAATCAAGATTGACCAGACATTTGTGCGCGACATTGCCAGCGACCCTAACGATGCTTCCATTGTGCAAACCATTATCGCAATGTCTGCCACACTTGGGCTCGACGTCATCGCGGAAGGCGTGGAAAACGAAGCGCAGTTCCGGTTTCTCGAATTGTGCGGCTGCAGAGCTTTCCAGGGATACTTTTTCAGCAAACCGGTGCCCCTGAATGAATTTATGAGATTACTTGCGAATCAGCATGCAATAACGAGTAGGAATCCAGAGTAAACAATCTTCTGATCTGGCACGATATGCGCAGAACGCACATCGTGCCAGACAGATTTTCAGTCTTTGTGTAACTGTCTCGTCCACGCCATCAGCGCAACCAGCTGCTCACGCACCTTCTGCTTGGTCTTATCGTCCACCAGCTCACCATCCTTGAACTTATCCGCCACGGATGACACCATGATTTCCGGTCTATTGAGTACATAGGCATTGAGAAACACGCAAATCTGCCGCAAGTGATATTGCGCCCGCGCCGTGCCGACAGTGCCGCTAGTCGCACCCATAATGGCGACCGGCTTGCCATCGAAACTGTTGCTGCCATACGGGCGTGACGCCCAGTCCAGTGCATTTTTCAGCACGCCGGAGATCGAGTAGTTATATTCCGGCGTCACCATCAGTATCGCATCTGCCTGCACGAGCTTTGCCTTGAAATCAGCAATAGCCGCCGGAAGGCTGGCTTCCAGATCCTCGTTGTATAAAGGAAAACTGCCTATATCAACGATTTCAATTTCAGCACCATCCGGCACCAGTTTCTGCGCGGCAAGCAACAAGGCCCGATTGTAGGAGTCCTTACGCAAACTACCGGCAAACCCAAGGATTTTGATCATGTCAGCCACCTCTTCAACGCGATTAATGTAGGTATGCAACAACGATGTGATGTCTTAAAGCTAGACCATGCGTCAGGTAAAGTCAAACCAATACAACAGGAATCAACTCCGCCCATGCAATCAAACAGACACGATACGGATATTTATGGCACTATCCGGACATATTCCCTTGAAACGCAATAACTTCGCCCATTTATTCTGGACTGTTAAAACTTATGCCATCCATTATCAGTCACCCTATCACCCATCTGCGCAAGCTCGGTTTTACCCTGCTACTCGCATCGGGCCCAGCGCTG
The Sulfuriferula thiophila DNA segment above includes these coding regions:
- a CDS encoding NADPH-dependent FMN reductase: MIKILGFAGSLRKDSYNRALLLAAQKLVPDGAEIEIVDIGSFPLYNEDLEASLPAAIADFKAKLVQADAILMVTPEYNYSISGVLKNALDWASRPYGSNSFDGKPVAIMGATSGTVGTARAQYHLRQICVFLNAYVLNRPEIMVSSVADKFKDGELVDDKTKQKVREQLVALMAWTRQLHKD